The nucleotide sequence CATATAGAACGGCATTTTCCATGAACGGGTCAGGACAAACAAGAGCACCAGAATCAAAATCGTTTCAAGCGCTACGATTTTGTAGATGTCGCTGTTGTTGACGTTGCGTTCGTCCACCAGTTTTGGCGTGATGCCGCCGAAATGCGTTTCACCGTCAATTCCCGCTTCTTCAAGAAGGGCTGCGCTGTCATCCCGCAAGCTTTCCACGAAATCAAGCGCTTCTGTTGTATATGGGTTAATGGACAAGGCTAAGTTGTATTTCACGGCTTCGCCGTTTTCGGTTTGGCCGGAAAGACGGGCAGAGGCAATTTCGTCATAAGCTGTCAATTGCTCAGAAAGAGCAGCAGCTGCTTCTTCCGAAATCGGCTCATCGCTGACGACCAAAAGAGTAGAAGGGGCGATTTCGCCTTTGTCGAATTTCTCTTCGACAATTTCATAGCCGACGCGTGATGGCATATCATCCGGGAATGATTTCACGGTGTCAAATTCAAATTCCAGGTTGATAACATTGATGGCCGAGATGATCATCAAAATTGCGACAAGGCCACCGGACAATACAGGTTTGTTGACGACAAATTTCGCAACTGGCCCCCAGATACCGTGCTTGACGTTTTTCGCGTCGCCGTATTTCGGCACTTTCGGCCAGAACGCTTTACGGCCGAACAGTGTGAAGAGTGCCGGCACTAATGTAATCGACGCAATCATGATGACAAATACCGCAGTCCCGAAAATCGGTGCGAAGTTCGCGTAATCGCGGAAGTCCGCAAAGAATAGGACAAGCATTGCTGCAAGTACGGTGCCGCCTGCGAAGAAGACCGGTTCACCGGTTGCGCGCATGGCGTATTTCATCGCTTTGTATTTGCTTTCATAATGGTTCAGTTCTTCGCGGTAGCGGGAGAACACAAACAGCGAGTAGTCGATGACGGCCGCGAACAACAGAATGCTCATGATCGACGTCGTCTGGCTCGTCAGTTCCAAGCCGCCTTTGCCCATATAGGCAAGCGTCTGGTTGACCACTTGATAAACGATGCCGGTTGCCAGAAGCGGAATAATTGCCAATAGCGGCGAACGGTAAATCACAATCAATAGAACCAGGATAATCAAAACGGTTGCAATCAATAGCACAAAGTCCGCTTCTTCAAACAGTTTCACGGTATCGCCTGCAATGCCGGCCGGTCCTGTGATGTAGAATTCCATGTTATTGAAATCAGCGGCGATGTCGCTGCCAATTTGGGACGCTTCATCGTTGATCTCCGCGAAATCGGCGCTGCCAAGCCCTGCTTCGAGCGTCATCGGGATGATCATCGTGGTGTTGTCTTCAGAATAAAAGCCTTCCAAGGCAGGCGGTGGAAGCTGGCTGATGTCGACAATCGAGTCGATGCCTTCAATCTTAGCGTCCGTAATGCCTGCCAGGATGTCCTGGACGGCTGTTAAATCGACGTCGCCTTCCGCGTTATGGAAGACGAGGATGCCGGGGGTGCCCTGGTCATCCGGGAAATACTCTTTCAGTTTCTGGTCCGCAATGATCGACTGGGCATCATCCGGCAACGACTGGAAGTTTGCGACTTTGTAGTCGTTCAGACTAGGTCCGAACGTCAGGCCGACCGCGAGAACAATCCAGGCAATGATAGTGATCCACATGCCGCGTTTCGTGGAGACCCAGTCGGTGATCGGGTTCAAGAACTTATTCATGTTTGCCACTCCTCTTTTAGTTTAAAAATGATACCTCCGTTATGATAACGGACGAATATAAATTGAATATCAATTTTTGATGGCAGGAGTTTGAACAGTTGTGTATTTTATAAAAATCGAAGAAATTGCTTCAGATGGATGCTTTCTTGCAAGGGGAGTAAGGTTTTCTTCTTATCCGATATTCCGCAAAACAGCTCCGCTTTCCAGCGGGCGAGCGCCAAGCCTCCTCATCGCTTCGCGATTGCGGGGTCTCGGCTTTCTCTCTTTCCCGCGGGAAAGACATTAGCCGAAGCCTGCAAGGCTAAGTCTTTGCGACGAAGCGCATCGCGCTGCAGGAGCAGCGGTCTTTTTGTTTCGAAGCTAGCGAAGCGCTGCAGAAACAGTAAGATTTTCTTCGCTGTTTTGCTCCATATCTTGGCTTAAATTTAATTAAGGAAAGGTAGATTTACAAGACATTTGATTCCTGCTTTTATACGTATGCCAAGGTCATTTGGAGTGCTATAATGCAGGTAAGAAAAAGGTTCAGAATGGTTGTAAGGGGAGTTTAATTTGAAAGGAGTGAATGGAATGAGTGTGAAGGAAGTGCTGTTTGTAGTGCTGGAGGAGTATGCGGATTGGGAAGCGGCGTCAATTGCTGCGGCGTTGAACGAGGAGCCGGAGACGAGCGAGCGGAAATACCGGGTGAAGACGGTATCGCTCACGAAAGATCCGGTGACGTCGATCGGCGGATTCCGGACAGTGCCTGATTATACCGTGGACGAAGTGGGCGACGATTTTGCGGGGCTCGTGCTGATCGGCGGGAACTCATGGCAGAAAGAGGAGAGCAAGCCGGTCATGGAGCTTGTGCAAAAGGCGCTGGATCACGGCAAAGTGCTGGGTGCCATTTGCGGAGCAACAGAATTTCTGGGGATGAACGGCGTTTTGAATACGATTCAGCATACGGGCAACCGCTTGGAGGAACTGCAGGAAGCGGCTGGCGAGAATTATACGAATGCTGCCCGTTATGTGGAAGAGCAGGCAGTCCGTGATGGAAACGTGATTACTGCAAACGGCTCGGCGTACCTTGAATTTGGCAAAGAAGTGATGACGGCGCTTGAGTCAGCGCCGCAAGAAGAGATTGATGAATGGTACGAGTTCTTCAAAAGCGGATATTATGAGTTTATGCAGAATAAGTAGGAGATGAACCGTAGTCGCAGGGCTGCGGTTTTTTTGACCAAATTTAAATGGTGATCGCCGAATTCATCCATGAAGGCGGCTGTTTGCCTGTCATCAAGGCTATACAATTTTCATTCCAAAGACGATTTTCTGGAGGGGTGTGGCCATGTTCATTCCAAGTCTGCTTGTCATTATCGGCTTTATGATTGTGCACATCTTTACGAATGCCATCAAGCGCTTGGAGAAGCGGATGACGAACCGGCTTGTGTCGCTCGTTTCGGGTGGCTCCATCGCTTACGTACTGCTGCATCTGGTGCCCGAACTGACGCATTACCAGGACGTTGCACATGAAGCGGCCTTGGTTCCCTGGCTTGAAAAAGTGGATTACGTCACGTATATGTCGGCGCTGCTCGGCGTCGCGGTTTTTTACGGCATCAATCAGTTGAGCGAGAAATCCGAGCGGGAAAACCGGCGGAAAGAGAATCTGACGCGGCCATCCGTTCCGGTCTTTGTTCTAGAAATCAGCGCTTTTGCTTTGTACAACGGCTTGATCGGCTATTTGCTTCAGGAGCTGAGCGGTGACAATATTGCCGCTTATATCGTTTACTTTGTTGTCTTTTCGTTCCATTTCATCGCCAACAACCGCATTCTCCATTTGACGCATGAAGACCTCTACACGCGGGTCGGAAGATGGGTGTTGGCTTTTTCTGTTTTGGCCGGATGGATTCTTTACGAAGTAACTCATGCCAGCGATTTGACCTTGGCGTTCATGTCGTCGTTTCTCACGGGCGGCGTGGTCTTGAACATCCTGAACGACGAATTGCCGGAAGAACGGGAAAGCAGTTTCCCTGCGTTTATCGTGGGTATGGTTTTTATCGCCATCCTGCTTCAAGTGATTATTGTGTAAATAACTCTTTTGATTAGTGGCATTGAACATCTCCTCCAGGTTCGTTAAGGTTTAGAAGGAGGGGATTTAGGTGCAATATTTCACAGGTTTTTTTATCATGCTTACGGTGATGCTGGTTGTGATCGTGTCCAGCAGGTATTTGCTTGGTTGGATTAAATTAATCATTACAGCTTATTATGTGGGCATTTCCTTTTTGTTCATCACCATTACCAATAAAATTAATGAGAAGTACGCAGATGTGATTCCGGTTCCTGATGCCTATTGGGATGAAAATACCAAATGGGCCTTCACGGTTTCCAATTTGCTGTTTGTGCCGTTCACTGGAATCCTGATTTTCATTTACATCAAATGGATTGCGAAAGTTAAAAGCCGGACGGCTAAGGCCATGATCGGGTTGAGCATCATTCCGGCTGCAATCTTGCTTTTCTTTTGCTACACTTTTTTTAATTTTGCTTATGGCTACCGGCCTTAAAAAGCCAGACAAAACGCTTGGACAGATAGTGTCCAAGCGTTTTTAGGTTCAACGCAAAGCCCGCTGCGCCAAATGTTCATCTTCCTTTGTTACATAAAAATCGTATTGCGCATTGTTGATCTCCGCGTTTTTCGCAAACGGCACTGCGTTTTGCCCGCCGCCGCCAAAAGCCATATCCATCATGCTGATGTTCGATTTCCGCACGACGTCGCAGGAAATGCCGTGCGCGCTCAATTTACTGGCAGCGCTGTAATACCGTTCGTTGCCAAATGCGGTGTGGTCCAGGCATTTCTTTTTCATGAACAAAAAGCGAATCAATCCCATCCCGACCAAGCCCCTTTCTGAAAAACTACCTTCGCCGGAGTTCCTCTGCAATCTCTTTTAACAGTGCATTCCGCTCTTTCCCTTGCTTTAACAAAGACAAGGCAATAAAAATGCCAAATCCAATAAGAATGACGTAAAACAGCAGCGAAAGTAAAGGAATTAAAAATAATAAATCACCCATCATATTCACCAGAAAACCTCCTTTACTTGTATTACGCAGCAAGTTTCCAAATGTTTCAATTAAAAGCAGCAACTTAAAAAGATTGGATGCCCGCTTTTGCTCTGATTCCTCCGGATGAATAGAAAGACAAGCGGCCAAATGCTGTTTCAGGGTGCTTTTTTACTGTCTGGGAACTCTATTCGCCTGAATGAATAGGACCGATAAATCGACATCTGACAATAAAAAGATGATACTATGTCTGTAGATTAATGCGAGTGAACACCGGTTTATTCGACACAAAGAGAGAAAAAATGGATGTCTAAGGGGTTAAATGCGAAGGGGGCACGGTCATGGGAGAAGCATGCAAAGTTCTGATTGTCGATGATGAAATGCTGATCCGTCAGGGAATCATCAATTACATCGAGTGGGAACAAGAAGGATTTCAAATTGTCGGAGAAGCTTCAAACGGAAAAGAAGCGATGCAGATGATCGCGGAATTTTCCCCGCATATTGTTATTACGGATATCGTCATGCCGATTATGGACGGCATCGATTTGGTGAGAGAAGCGAAACTGGCATTTCCGGATATTGAAATCATTGTGCTAAGCAGTTTTGAAAACTTCGATTATGTGCGTTCGACGTTCCAAAACGGAGTTGCTGATTATATATTGAAGCCGAAATTGAATGGCCCTGAATTATTGCGGATCTTAAACAAGGCAGCGAGCCGGATTCCGGATCTCCACCACGCCTCATCGTTGGTAGAACCGAAACGCTCAACTGAGGAAGTGCTGGAACAGCTGATTCTCGGATATGGCCCATCCGCAGATCTGGATAGCTTGTCTGCAGTCTTCACGGGCAGCCAGTTTATGTTGGCGAGCGTACAGGGAGGAAATTTGGACCGCGCTCAACTGAAAGCGGCTTTCGAGCGCGCCGTGCCTGAAAAAGCGTCCGTTTTCGTGCTGGATTCGGGTGAATCCGATGCGCTGCTTTTGTTTAATTTTAATCCCGATCAGCTGGAAAGGATCAAACAAGCCGTCGAAACCCTGGCAAGCGAAAACCGGGATGCCGTGTGGATGCTGGGCAAGCCGTTCGACGGCATCGGCGATTTGAAAAGTGTACATGATGAAAACCTATTGATAATGAAAAAGTATTTGTTTTACTTGCCGGAGCAGACCTTCTTTTCGTTTGATGGGCTGCCGGAAGAAAAGGCAAAACAAGCCACTTTTGATTTGAACCACTTTATCGAAATGTTCAAAGACCGCTTGTTCAATGCGGCGTTTACTTATCTGGAAAACCATGTCGATTATTTAGCGGGACGGTACAGCAACGACAGTTTTGAATTCAAGTCGTTTTTAGGCAATGTCGTTTTCAATATCATTGTGCTGCTGGATACCATGAAATACGATATCCAGGAGCTCGAGCAAAAAAAATACAGCTATTTCACGAAGATCAACGAAGCCGCTCATGTAAACGAAGCACTGGATGAGCTCAATGGCTTTCTTGGAGAAGTGCGTGAAATCCTGCTTTCAGAAGACAAGGGAAGCGAACAGGCCAAAAACCTGAATCTCATTCTCGCGTATATTGAGCAGCATTTTACAGAACCCCTGCGGCTATCGGAAATTGCCGGCCATTTTCACTTTAATGCCTCGTACTTGTCGTCTTATTTCAGCACGCACCATAAGGAAGGGTTCAGCGAATACTTGAACCGCGTCCGGATCAAGAAATCGATGGAGCTTTTGGAAAACAGTACGGTTTCAATTTCAAACATCAGCGGCATGGTCGGGTATTCAGAGCACAGCTATTATTGCAAGGTGTTTAAACGTATTACGGGGATGTCTCCAGGCAGTTACCGAAAGGAGATCCAAGCCCAGCATGAAAATGAAGAAAAAGGCGTTTCTCATCTTAAGAAATAACAGCCTGTTCATTAAAATGTTCCTGATTATGGTGATCAGCATCGTGGCGGTCTCGCTTTTGATCACTTTCAGTTCCATCCGCATGTCTTCCAATTTGTTTATGGACACATTCAGCATTTCCAATACGAAAGCGCTGGAGCAGATTGAAATAAGGTTTGAAGACTACAGCTTCGCCATCG is from Planococcus liqunii and encodes:
- a CDS encoding response regulator transcription factor, producing the protein MGEACKVLIVDDEMLIRQGIINYIEWEQEGFQIVGEASNGKEAMQMIAEFSPHIVITDIVMPIMDGIDLVREAKLAFPDIEIIVLSSFENFDYVRSTFQNGVADYILKPKLNGPELLRILNKAASRIPDLHHASSLVEPKRSTEEVLEQLILGYGPSADLDSLSAVFTGSQFMLASVQGGNLDRAQLKAAFERAVPEKASVFVLDSGESDALLLFNFNPDQLERIKQAVETLASENRDAVWMLGKPFDGIGDLKSVHDENLLIMKKYLFYLPEQTFFSFDGLPEEKAKQATFDLNHFIEMFKDRLFNAAFTYLENHVDYLAGRYSNDSFEFKSFLGNVVFNIIVLLDTMKYDIQELEQKKYSYFTKINEAAHVNEALDELNGFLGEVREILLSEDKGSEQAKNLNLILAYIEQHFTEPLRLSEIAGHFHFNASYLSSYFSTHHKEGFSEYLNRVRIKKSMELLENSTVSISNISGMVGYSEHSYYCKVFKRITGMSPGSYRKEIQAQHENEEKGVSHLKK
- a CDS encoding type 1 glutamine amidotransferase family protein — translated: MSVKEVLFVVLEEYADWEAASIAAALNEEPETSERKYRVKTVSLTKDPVTSIGGFRTVPDYTVDEVGDDFAGLVLIGGNSWQKEESKPVMELVQKALDHGKVLGAICGATEFLGMNGVLNTIQHTGNRLEELQEAAGENYTNAARYVEEQAVRDGNVITANGSAYLEFGKEVMTALESAPQEEIDEWYEFFKSGYYEFMQNK
- a CDS encoding MMPL family transporter, which translates into the protein MNKFLNPITDWVSTKRGMWITIIAWIVLAVGLTFGPSLNDYKVANFQSLPDDAQSIIADQKLKEYFPDDQGTPGILVFHNAEGDVDLTAVQDILAGITDAKIEGIDSIVDISQLPPPALEGFYSEDNTTMIIPMTLEAGLGSADFAEINDEASQIGSDIAADFNNMEFYITGPAGIAGDTVKLFEEADFVLLIATVLIILVLLIVIYRSPLLAIIPLLATGIVYQVVNQTLAYMGKGGLELTSQTTSIMSILLFAAVIDYSLFVFSRYREELNHYESKYKAMKYAMRATGEPVFFAGGTVLAAMLVLFFADFRDYANFAPIFGTAVFVIMIASITLVPALFTLFGRKAFWPKVPKYGDAKNVKHGIWGPVAKFVVNKPVLSGGLVAILMIISAINVINLEFEFDTVKSFPDDMPSRVGYEIVEEKFDKGEIAPSTLLVVSDEPISEEAAAALSEQLTAYDEIASARLSGQTENGEAVKYNLALSINPYTTEALDFVESLRDDSAALLEEAGIDGETHFGGITPKLVDERNVNNSDIYKIVALETILILVLLFVLTRSWKMPFYMMATILFSYVSALGLGIFLIDVLFGFDAISTRVPVYAFIFLVALGIDYNIILVSRFMEERKTRKVKDALEVAIRNTGGVISSAGIILAATFAALTTMPIADLFVFGFMVSIGILIDTFLVRGMLLPALILFFEKDK